Proteins from a single region of Dictyostelium discoideum AX4 chromosome 5 chromosome, whole genome shotgun sequence:
- the gphn gene encoding hypothetical protein: MSNTLTTERNITNSPTAAQLNEKESGKKEEEWIVGVLTTSDRVSQGIAIDQSGPEIVAIIKNQLKQMMGESCSINVITVYKVVPDEIEHIQQMITQWTHLKYKLILTTGGTGFTPRDVTPEAIKPLLNRRTKGIEIAMLKTSLDITPHAMLSRPIAGIRDQTLIITLPGSVKAIRENLGVVLPAIPHAIGLINSKPKSSLPESHRSKDYIKNSQIDSNLIINQNNQNNNNNNNNNNNNNNNNNSHNHHHHHHHSCGGSGKRGSSYNMTPVDEAIKIILEQCDNINNELEKVEITKSLGRILGEDISSVEPFPNFRASIKDGYAIRSKDGIGKYRLLGDSVAGNTGENLIPPQPQQPTNSINDDDNEKYCVRITTGAKIPDGYDSVVMIEETEMIGENMVSIEVTCKPGQDIREIGSDIASGTIVLNKGDKIGCAEIGLLATLGIQWVHCPKLPSISIISTGDELTDYQSKSDSMKSGIIRDSNSPTLATILQEISNHFGECCSRDNINLVGIIPDKLENLKDTLLDCSKKSDIIITSGGVSMGHLDLVKPLLEKIGTVHFGRVNMKPGKPLTFSTITTTTTDNNNQEEEKKKKTTLVFSLPGNPVSTVVTFYLFVVPALRKLGGFGIKNNGSQLNLPCVEVKLLDRIQLDHERPEYHRCTIEWDFQEHCFVSKSTGSQASCRLLSLKQANALLVLPQKHGHLEKGSMVKAILIGPINN; encoded by the coding sequence atgtcaAATACATTAACAACCGAAAGAAATATAACTAATTCACCAACAGCAGCACAATTGAATGAAAAAGAGAGTggtaaaaaagaagaagaatggATAGTTGGTGTTTTAACAACAAGTGATAGAGTTAGTCAAGGTATTGCAATTGATCAATCAGGACCAGAGATTGTTGCAATcataaagaatcaattgaaacaaaTGATGGGAGAGAGTTGTTCAATCAATGTTATTACAGTTTATAAAGTTGTACCAGACGAAATTGAACATATTCAACAAATGATAACTCAATGGActcatttaaaatataaattaattctcACTACTGGTGGTACAGGATTTACACCACGTGATGTTACACCAGAAGCaattaaaccattattaaatcGTAGAACTAAAGGTATTGAAATTGCAATGTTAAAAACAAGTTTAGATATTACACCACATGCAATGTTATCACGTCCAATAGCAGGTATTCGTGACCAAACTCTTATCATCACTCTACCTGGTAGTGTTAAAGCAATTCGTGAAAATTTAGGTGTTGTTTTACCTGCAATTCCTCATGCAattggtttaattaattcaaaaccaaaatcatcattaccaGAATCTCATAGATCAAAagattatattaaaaattcacaaattgattcaaatttaattattaatcaaaataatcaaaataataataataataataataataataataataataataataataataatagtcataatcatcatcatcatcatcatcattcaTGTGGTGGATCAGGTAAAAGAGGCTCAAGTTATAATATGACACCAGTTGATGAAgctattaaaataatattagaacaatgtgataatattaataatgaattagaaaaagttgaaattACAAAATCATTAGGTAGAATTTTAGGTGAAGATATATCATCAGTTGAACCATTTCCAAATTTTAGAGCATCAATAAAGGATGGTTATGCAATTAGATCAAAAGATGGTATTGGTAAATATAGATTATTAGGTGATTCAGTTGCTGGTAATACTGGtgaaaatttaataccaccacaaccacaacaaccaactaattctattaatgatgatgataatgaaaaatattgTGTACGTATTACTACTGGTGCAAAGATACCAGATGGTTATGATTCAGTTGTAATGATTGAAGAAACAGAGATGATTGGTGAAAATATGGTTAGTATTGAAGTAACATGTAAACCTGGTCAAGACATTAGAGAGATTGGTAGTGATATAGCATCTGGTACGATTGTATTGAATAAAGGTGATAAAATTGGTTGTGCAGAGATTGGTTTATTGGCAACACTTGGTATTCAATGGGTTCATTGTCCAAAGTTACCAAGTATTTCAATCATTTCAACTGGTGATGAATTAACAGATTATCAAAGTAAGAGTGATTCAATGAAGAGTGGTATCATTAGAGATAGTAATTCACCAACTTTAGCAACTATTCTTCAAGAGATTTCAAATCATTTCGGTGAATGTTGTTCAAGAGATAATATTAACCTCGTTGGTATTATACCTGATAAATTGGAGAATTTAAAAGACACTCTATTAGATTGCTCAAAGAAATCTGATATCATCATTACAAGTGGTGGTGTTTCAATGGGTCATTTAGATTTAGTTAAAccattattagaaaaaattGGTACCGTTCATTTTGGTAGAGTAAATATGAAACCTGGTAAACCTTTAACATTTTCAACTAtaaccaccactactaccgataataataatcaagaggaggagaagaagaagaaaacaaCTTTAGTATTTTCATTACCAGGTAATCCAGTTAGTACAGTTgtaacattttatttattcgtCGTACCTGCACTTCGTAAATTAGGTGGAtttggaattaaaaataatggttcACAATTGAATTTACCATGTGTTGAAGTTAAACTATTGGATAGAATTCAATTGGATCATGAAAGACCAGAATATCATCGTTGTACTATAGAATGGGATTTCCAAGAGCATTGTTTTGTCTCAAAAAGTACTGGTTCACAAGCATCTTGTCGTTTACTAAGTTTAAAACAAGCAAATGCTTTATTAGTATTACCTCAAAAACATGGTCATTTAGAAAAAGGTTCAATGGTAAAAGCAATTTTAATTGGtccaataaataattaa